The DNA sequence ATATAAGAGAGAATGAGTGTCGATTATTTACTATTTCCTATCTGCTTTTATAGCGATAAAATTAATATTACTAGTTTAAAACTCTCTAGAACCTCATATCTACTCTTAATCCCATTTAAACTTACATCCACCACCTACATTTTTCTAAAAATTTACACAAAAAGAAATATATGTTAATATATAAACGTTTTCTAAAGTTTATAGGAGGGGTTAGGATGAAATTTTTCAAAAAAAGAATAAAACAATTTATTAGTTTAATCTGTGCACTTGCAGTATTAACACCTTATAATTTAAACGTTAGTGCAAATGATGATGTAAAGATTATTGAATTAGAAAATAGTGAACGTCTTGATGAATTACACGTAGAGCTAAGCGAGTTAATATTTATTGATGACGAACAACTTAAAGAAAAAGAAAAAGAAAGAATTTTAGAAGAAATGGTGAGTTTGGGTGCGGAAATTTTAACTCAAGAACAAGTTAATAGAAAATTACCTGTATCTCAACGTGTATCTTATCCTAGTACAACTAGTAATGTTACTTGGACATCTAGAAGAACTGTTGTTCTGAAATATGGAGTTAACTATGAAGTTCAAGTCATCACTGCTGTTCCTACAAGCACATCTAGTAGTTTAGCTAAATCTATATCAAAAACAACAATTAAGTCATCATCACAGCTAATTAGTGCTGGTGCGTTGAAAATATTTGATTATGCTGCAAATGCTGCTATTTCATCAATATCTGGTTTTGCAGGTACTGCTATTTCATTATATCAATTAGCAGGAGACGTATTTAGCTCATCACAAATGGTAAGTAATGGTGAAGCTACTTACACTGGAACTGTTGGTACGCAAGTAAAATTCTGTTATGTTAAGAAGAATGGAGAATCAGATAATAATCAGCAATTATCATTTAGAGCAAATGCAGCTACAACATCAGTTTCTACTGCAATTCCCAACTTTACGTGCTCTGGAAATGGAAGTTTAGGATGTACAGCTGATAACATTAACAAAAAAGTTAACTCTACTCACAAATCTAAAGAGTTTGATAATGTTTATAATAACGCAATAGATAATTTCAGAAAAGGTACTTCTACCTATTCTTCGGCAGGTACTATAACATTAAAAGGTGCCCAAGGAAAAACAGTAACTAGTTTCACAGCTAGTATGCCATCACATATGGGACAAATTTACTAATTATGATTAAAAAAGTTATTCTTTCGTTACTGGTTAGTTTTATTAGCGTAATATGTTATTTATCTTTCGTTGGTATCAAACAAGAAATATTTCAAGAATTCTCTGCGATTGAGTTTGACGATATCAGTCATATCGAACTCAATAAAACAACTGTAAAAATCCAAGGGGTATTGACCAAAAAAACATTCCTAGAAGACGGATTTAACGGTAGGATAGAAATAAATAACAATGAACTCACAAAAAAAGAACCTATGTTTATCGAATTAATTGAAGAAAATAATGGTTATATTGGCATTATAAGTGTTAATTTAGATGAACAGGGTTCAATACCTCATTTGTTACCAGTTGGCGTAATCACATTTTACACGCCAAAAGATTTCAGTAAAATTGTTTTTAATATTATAAACTCTTCCAATGTCATAGTAGGACCTGCTAAAACATTGGAAGAGGCAAAAGTTTTAAAAGATGATATACTACTTCACGTAAAATAAAGGACTACTGGGGGTTGCTCAGTAGTCCTTTATTTTAAAATCCTTTTTATTATTTTAGACTGTTTTAGTTGATTTCATAGTTCCTTAAAAAAAAGGAGTCTTCACCAGAAATGGTGCTTGACTAAATAAATGCTTATATTTACCTATAAAAAAAACATCTAAAATCTTGTACTTTAGTAAGTGCGACCAAACCAAAGTTAGGAGATTTTAGATGCACTTACATCATATCAATGATTTAATTCAATTACAAGATGTTACAGTCAGTAACTATCATATTTCTGAAGATCATGTTTTAGTTTTAAGCATGTGTCCAACAAAGAGTAAACAACCTTGTCCTTGTTGCCATACTCAAGCATTTGTTATTTGTAAAGGTAGCCGTCAAAAACTACGTCAAGTTAGACATTTACGTTGTTTCAATCGTGAAACCATTTTATTGATTCCGATGAAGCGTCTTTTCTGTAAACAGTGTGAAGTTTCTTTTACCTATCAATATGCATTTTTGACAGGGAAAACTCGCTATACAAACGATTATAAACGTGAACTTTCTAAACCGTTAGTCGGTACCACTGTTAAACAATTAACAGATACGTTTAAGGTCCCTTACTCAACTGGTGAACGCTTCATTAAGCAACATCTTGCTCATTTAATTCCGTCTATTCAAAGAAAAGTGATCGCTGCTGCTCAAGGATCAACTCGGCTCATATTAGGCATTGATGATTTTGCGATTCGAAAAGGTCATACTTATAATACAGGATTTCATGACCTAAGAAATGGTAACCTGTTAACATTAGTCATGGGAAGAACTTATCAAACGTTAATTCAAAATCAAGGCTTAATGAAGCAACTCAAAGAGTTGAAACCCTACGCTGTTGTGATGGATTTAGCACGTTCTTATCACAAGTTTGTTGCTGAAGTTTTTCCTGATGCTATCCGAATTGCTGACCGATTTCATGTGAATCGTTATCTAACAGATGCCTTACAGGCTGTGAGAAGACGGATTAGTTTATCGCTAACACCGGAAAGTCGTAAATATTTGAAACGAAATAAAAACCTTATCGGTAAACGATATGATTCTTTGAGCGAGAAAGAAGAACGAAAATTAGGAAAACTTCTAAGCTATTCAAAAGAACTGACGGAAGTGTATGCCATTAAAGAATCACTGATTAATTGGTATGAATTAAGTGATGAAACAAATTCTTATAGACGTTTAATTCAATGGATTGCTCGAGCTAAAGCCCTAAATATTCCTGAATTAACTGAAGCACTTAAACCTTTTGAAAATTGGACAGAAGAAATTTCTAATTACCATAAGTGTCGTTACACAAATGGTTCAGTAGAAGGACGAAATAATAAAATTAAAACATTAATTCGAAGAAGTTATTTTCTTCCGAATCGAACGATCTATGAGAATAGAATCTTGTTGGAATGTAATGAACGATTTTTTATAGATGAATTAAGTGTCAAGAACCAATTTTGGTGTTGAGCCAAAAAAAGACAATAAATTTAATTTTTATATGTTATGATACACTTATAAAACAGTTAATAAAAAAGGGGGGATAACTGTGAAAAAAATATATGCTATAACATTTTTTTCTGCTTTACTAGTACTTGGAAATGAAAATAATATTTTGGCAAACTCTAATTTAAGTAGTCTAGAAACAAATGACTTGATCGTAACAGAAACGAATAATTCAACATTTGAAGAAATTGAAACGGAAAGTGGAATCTCTATAACCTATGATTTGAATTTTAATGAAATCATTGGATATACGGTTCCTGGTGAACTAAGTGATGCGTTAAGTGAACAAGAACTAAACATGTTAATATTAAAAGAAGTTGGAAATGTTTTATTAAATCAATCAGAAGAATTTCA is a window from the Turicibacter bilis genome containing:
- a CDS encoding ISL3 family transposase, which codes for MHLHHINDLIQLQDVTVSNYHISEDHVLVLSMCPTKSKQPCPCCHTQAFVICKGSRQKLRQVRHLRCFNRETILLIPMKRLFCKQCEVSFTYQYAFLTGKTRYTNDYKRELSKPLVGTTVKQLTDTFKVPYSTGERFIKQHLAHLIPSIQRKVIAAAQGSTRLILGIDDFAIRKGHTYNTGFHDLRNGNLLTLVMGRTYQTLIQNQGLMKQLKELKPYAVVMDLARSYHKFVAEVFPDAIRIADRFHVNRYLTDALQAVRRRISLSLTPESRKYLKRNKNLIGKRYDSLSEKEERKLGKLLSYSKELTEVYAIKESLINWYELSDETNSYRRLIQWIARAKALNIPELTEALKPFENWTEEISNYHKCRYTNGSVEGRNNKIKTLIRRSYFLPNRTIYENRILLECNERFFIDELSVKNQFWC